TGGGCCGGAGTCCCATCTGCCACATCGCGTAGAGGATACGCCGGTGGACGGGCTTCAATCCATCGCGGACATCCGGCAGCGCGCGCGCGACGATGACGGACATCGCGTAGTCGAGGTACGAACGCTCCATCTCCTCAACAATCGGCATGAGTTCCACGCCGCCGAGCGGCCGCGCTTTGCGACCGCCATCGTCGTGCGCTGCCGCGCTGTCCGTCGCCGAAGCATTGCGTCGCTTCAGGAGGTGTTTCTTCTTTGGGTGCTGCTTTGCCATACGCGGGTGATTGCTCAGGGGGTCTGTGGCGTTCGCATGTCCTCAGGTGCCACGTCTGCATCAACGGACGCAGGGGGTGCCTCGGGCTCCCCATCGCGTATGCGATCGAGCTGCGCCTGGTACTCCGAGAACTGTGTATTAAAATCCTGCGAGAGCTCGGAGAGCGACGGACCGCGCGCCTCTGCAGGCATGTGCACGAGCACTTGCCGACGGAAGAGTACGAGCCATGCCCCTGCGATCGCGCTCGCGATGAGCGTGACGGCAACCGTGAGCTTGATGCGAGGGGACATGCACGTCATCCGACGCTCAGCTCACCTCAAGGAGCCGCACCCAACGCTCGTCCGTCGGGAGGTCGCGCTTCACCACCTTGAGCTTGTCCTCGGCATCACGCTCGTTGCACCCCATCTCCTTCACGAACGCCGTCGCGCGATCGTACGGGAGGTTCGATTCTGGTACCGCGTACTGGATCGGCACGACGACGCGCGGCTCCATGCGCTCGATGACCTCGGCGGCCCCCGAAGCGGTGAGCACGCCGTTCCCGCCGACCGGCACAAAAACAATATCCACGTCACCGAGCTGCTCGATGAGCAAACTGTCCGGGGATGCTGCGACGAATCCG
This genomic stretch from bacterium harbors:
- a CDS encoding MBL fold metallo-hydrolase codes for the protein MIIQYHGDACVRLSGKHGGSDFTVLMDPYDAKETGLRVLRPSSVDVVLSTTGVVPSFGEGPFIITGPGEYDVRGVSIIGIPFHGKTIYRIAAEDLTIVHLGFVAASPDSLLIEQLGDVDIVFVPVGGNGVLTASGAAEVIERMEPRVVVPIQYAVPESNLPYDRATAFVKEMGCNERDAEDKLKVVKRDLPTDERWVRLLEVS